A single window of Nicotiana tomentosiformis chromosome 1, ASM39032v3, whole genome shotgun sequence DNA harbors:
- the LOC104095916 gene encoding fimbrin-2-like, which translates to MAGYVGVLVSDPWLQNQFTQVELRSLKSHFNTMKKENGGLTLADLPSQMAKLKHVGENLTEQDRELFLRDSYKCLDEDVDFELFLRVYLKLQAHATARMGNSAKNSSAFLKSPTSTLLHTISESEKASYVAHINNYLAEDEFLKKFLPIDPSTNDLFEVAKDGVLICKLINVAVPGTIDERAVNMKRMLNPWERNENHTLCLNSAKAIGCTVVNIGTQDFIEGRRHLVLGVISQIIKIQLLADLNLKKTPQLVELVDDSQEVEELMSLPPEKILLRWMNFQLKKSGYKKIVTNFSSDIKDGEAYAHLLNVLAPEYTNPSTLTVRDPLGRAKLVLEHADMMGCKRYLTAKDIVEGSPNLNLAFVAHIFQHRNGLSIQTKQISFVEISPDEAQMSREERSFRFWINSLGNSSYIDNVFEDLRDGWVLLETLDKVSPGIVNWKIATKPPIKMPFRKVENCNQVVKIGKQLKFSLVNIAGNDVVQGNKKLILAYLWQLMRCNMLQLLKNLRFHSHGKEITDAHILEWANSKVRNSGSQSHMASFKDKSLSTGIFFLELLSSVHPRAVNWSLVTKGETDEQKKMNATYIISIARKLGCSIFLLPEDLIEVNQKMILTLTASIMYWHLKQPLEDQTFASSDSDSSSVDTASTSTLDDTASESSADDISNR; encoded by the exons ATGGCTGGATATGTAGGTGTACTGGTATCGGATCCATGGCTGCAAAATCAGTTCACTCAGGTGGAGCTTCGGAGTTTAAAATCTCAC TTTAACACGATGAAGAAAGAGAACGGAGGTCTGACGCTCGCCGACTTGCCTTCACAAATGGCGAAACTGAAACACGTCGGAGAGAATCTTACTGAGCAAGACAGAGAGTTGTTTCTCAGAGATTCCTATAAATGTTTGGATGAAGACGTTGATTTCGAACTATTTCTTCGG GTTTATTTGAAACTCCAAGCACATGCCACAGCAAGAATGGGAAATAGCGCCAAGAATTCATCAGCTTTCCTAAAGTCTCCAACTTCTACGCTACTCCACACAATTAGTGAATCCGAGAAGGCGTCATATGTTGCCCATATTAACAACTATCTTGCAgaagatgaatttttgaaaaaattcCTTCCTATTGATCCTTCTACTAACGATCTCTTTGAGGTTGCCAAGGACGGAGTTCTTATCTG CAAGCTTATCAATGTGGCCGTACCTGGAACAATTGATGAACGAGCAGTAAATATGAAGAGAATGCTTAATCCATGGGAAAGGAATGAAAATCATACATTGTGCCTAAACTCTGCCAAGGCAATTGGATGTACTGTGGTCAATATTGGGACTCAAGACTTCATTGAAGGGAGG AGGCATCTTGTTCTTGGAGTAATATCTCAAATTATTAAA ATTCAACTATTGGCAGACCTCAATCTAAAGAAAACACCTCAATTGGTCGAGTTAGTTGACGATAGCCAG GAAGTAGAGGAGCTGATGAGCCTTCCTCCAGAAAAGATCCTGCTTAGATGGATGAATTTTCAATTGAAGAAATCTGGATACAAGAAAATCGTGACAAACTTCTCTTCTGACATAAAG GATGGAGAAGCTTATGCTCACCTCCTAAATGTACTAGCCCCTGAGTATACCAATCCTTCAACGCTCACTGTGAGAGACCCTTTAGGAAGAGCAAAATTGGTTCTGGAACATGCAGATATGATGGGCTGCAAAAGATATTTAACAGCGAAAGATATTGTGGAAGGTTCCCCAAATCTTAACCTTGCATTTGTGGCACATATCTTTCAGCATAG GAATGGTCTTTCAATCCAAACAAAGCAGATATCCTTTGTTGAGATATCACCAGATGAAGCTCAGATGTCCAGGGAAGAAAGATCATTTCGCTTTTGGATCAATAGTCTTGGAAATTCATCATACATAGACAATGTTTTCGAAGATCTGAGAGATGG ATGGGTGCTTTTGGAGACACTTGACAAGGTCTCCCCAGGAATTGTTAATTGGAAAATTGCCACTAAACCTCCAATTAAGATGCCTTTTAGAAAAGTAGAAAACTGCAACCAAGTAGTCAAGATTGGCAAACAATTGAAGTTTTCCTTAGTAAATATTGCTGGAAATGACGTTGTGCAGGGAAACAAGAAGTTAATATTGG CTTACTTGTGGCAGTTAATGAGATGTAACATGCTTCAGCTCTTAAAGAATTTGAGATTTCACTCCCATGGGAAGGAAATTACCGACGCCCACATTTTAGAGTGGGCTAACAGCAAAGTAAGAAACTCAGGAAGCCAGAGTCATATGGCAAGTTTTAAG GATAAGAGTTTGTCAACTGGAATCTTTTTCCTTGAACTGCTAAGTTCTGTTCACCCTCGAGCTGTTAACTGGAGTCTTGTTACAAAAGGGGAAACTG ATGAGCAGAAGAAAATGAACGCGACCTACATAATCAGTATCGCGAGAAAGCTCGGATGTTCAATATTTTTGTTACCTGAAGATTTAATTGAG